The genomic interval CCATTTGCCGGCTTTCAATTCCACCGCCAGCAAGAGGCCCTTGCCGCGCACTTCTTTAATCTGCGGGCAGGCGATGGCCTGCAACCCCGCCTTGAGCCGTTCGCCCAATTGCCGGGCGCGTTCGGCCAGATTTTCTTCGACCAGGATGCGCATCGCTTCGCGTGAAACCGCGCAAGCCAGCGGGTTGCCGCCGAAGGTCGAGCCGTGTTCGCCGGGCCGGAACAAGCCGAGCACCTCGGCCGAGCCCACACAGGCGCTGATCGGCAGTATGCCGCCACCCAGGGCCTTGCCGAGGGTGATCAGGTCGGGTTTGGCGTCCTCGTGCATCCAGGTGAACATTTTTCCGGTGCGGGCCAGGCCGACCTGGATTTCGTCGAAGATCAGCAGCACCTGGCGCTTCGTGCAGATTTCACGGATTTTTTTCAGGTAGCCCGCCGGCGGCACCATCACGCCCGCCTCGCCCTGGATCGGCTCGACGAGAAAAGCCACGGTGTTCTCGTCGATGGCTTTTTCCAGCGCCGCGGCGTCGCCGAAGGGAATGGTTTCAAAGCCCGGCGTGAACGGGCCGAAGTCTTCCTTGTAAAGATCGTCGGTCGAAAAGCTGACGATGGTCGTGGTGCGGCCGTGAAAGTTTTCGCGGCAGGTGATGATTTTCGCCTGGTAGCGCGGGACGCCTTTCACCCGATAGCCCCACTTGCGGGCGGCTTTGAGGGCGGTTTCCACGGCTTCGGCGCCGGTGTTCATCGGCACCGCCATTTCCATTTTGCACAATTCACACAATTCCTTGGCCCAGGGACCGAACTGATCGTTGTGAAACGCGCGGCTGGTCACGGCCAGTTTGTCGGCCTGTTCCTTTAAAGTCTTCAGCAACCGCGGATGGCCGTGGCCGTGCGAGACGGCGGAGTAGGCGGAGAGGCAATCGAGATACCGTTTGCCTTCCACGTCGGTCATCCAGACTCCTTTAGCTTCGGAAATTACTACGGGAAGAGGTTTGTAATTGTGAGCGCTGTACTGGTTGGTCAGATGGATTATTTCTTGTGTTTTACTCATCGCTGTCACCTCGGTTCGAGTATTCACTTGGCTCGGGGCGACGTTAAACGGGCTCACGGCAACTGTCAACTCACTGAAAATCGAATCATTTCAATAAGTTGATAAAAAATTGGGTCGAGCGGACGAGCGGTGGAGACGCTAGGCGATCATCCCCGCGGAACGCAACAACAAGACAAACAACACCTGGATGCCGGCTAGGCCGACCGTGCCGACGATGCCGGCGGCAATGCCGGCAAGGATGGAACCCAATTCCGCATCCTCGGCGGGGCGGCGGATGGAAATCAGATACTCTTTCACCAGGTTGCGGAAAAACACCCCCGACGAATAACCGCCCAGGACGGTCGGAAAGAGCATCAGCAGAAGGACGATCTTGTAGATGGGAAAGGCCAGGATCGTTAAAAACCCGACCATGATCAACAAGACCGAGATAATGAAGAAACGCAGGTAGCGTTTACGATTCAAACGGAGTTGATCGAAAATACCCGGTATTGTTTCCGCCATGTTCGCCTATCAACGCTGGTGGATGCGTTTGATTTCGTCCTTGGCCTCGCTGCATTCGTGATTCAGTTCCAACGCCTTGACGAAATGCAGCTCGGCGAATTCGTATTGCTTCATCGCCGCGTAGATCTTTCCCAGGTAGAGAAAGTGCAAGTACCGCCCGGGGTTGATCCGCATTCCCTTGCGGATGATCTGTTCGGACTGATTGACGCGATTGTTGTCGGCTTCATCGTTGAAAATCGCCCAGCCCAGCAAAGCATAAGCATCGGCGTTATTCTCGTCCAGGTCCAGCGCCTTGGTCAGGAACCGGCGCGCTTCGGTCCAGTTGCCGTCGTCCAGCAGATAACCGGCTTGCTTGATCAGGTCTTCGGGATTGCTGTAGTCGTCGACGTCCATGAACAAGCTGCTGTCGGGCTCGGGCTCCTCGGCGCTGAATTCCTCGGTTCCGAAGGCGTCCGTTTCCGCTCCGAAGCCCAGATCGTCGGCGATCGCCGATTTTTTCTCGGCCGGCGACGCCG from Myxococcales bacterium carries:
- the rocD gene encoding ornithine--oxo-acid transaminase produces the protein MSKTQEIIHLTNQYSAHNYKPLPVVISEAKGVWMTDVEGKRYLDCLSAYSAVSHGHGHPRLLKTLKEQADKLAVTSRAFHNDQFGPWAKELCELCKMEMAVPMNTGAEAVETALKAARKWGYRVKGVPRYQAKIITCRENFHGRTTTIVSFSTDDLYKEDFGPFTPGFETIPFGDAAALEKAIDENTVAFLVEPIQGEAGVMVPPAGYLKKIREICTKRQVLLIFDEIQVGLARTGKMFTWMHEDAKPDLITLGKALGGGILPISACVGSAEVLGLFRPGEHGSTFGGNPLACAVSREAMRILVEENLAERARQLGERLKAGLQAIACPQIKEVRGKGLLLAVELKAGKWTARSACEALQAEGILCKETHETTIRFAPPLVIQEAEIDLIIRAAKKVFES